Proteins encoded by one window of Manihot esculenta cultivar AM560-2 chromosome 10, M.esculenta_v8, whole genome shotgun sequence:
- the LOC110624649 gene encoding phosphoinositide phospholipase C 6 has product MGSYKKVKKQKKSPDTTKDELGSYNYRMFNFFNRKFKITEAEPPADVKEIFAKFSGGQRQMSVEQFRRFLVLHQDLMDCTLADAQRIVEDLIKKRHHETKYKNRRGFTLEDFFHFLLFDDLNGPIIPQVHHDMTAPLSHYYIYTGHNSYLTGNQLSSDCSEVPIIRALKRGVRVIELDLWPGYTKDEILVLHGRTLTTPVPFVKCLKAIRDYAFVSSPYPVIITLEDHLTREHQAKAAELVTQTFGGMLYYPQSQSAGLVEFPSPESLKHRIIISTKPPKEYLESSGIKRKGSAGGKNSSEEEEEEAEAAGLEADGRSDNDQDDEEFDNKSEAAPEYRRLITIHAGKPKGALRDTLKVAVNQVRRLSMSEQELVRAATYYGADVVRFTQENILRVYPKGTRITSSNYKPLIGWMHGAQMIAFNMQGYGKSLWLMHGMFRANGGCGYVLKPDFLTQKGDEHFDPKRTLSVIKTLKVKMYLGDGWRLDFSHTYFDAYSPPDFYTKVYIVGVPADCAYKKTKIIEDNWAPVWNQEFTFPLTVPELALLRIEVREYDISEKDDFGGQTCLPVSEIRPGIRSVPLHDKKGEKFNNTRLLMKFEFV; this is encoded by the exons ATGGGGAGCTACAAGAAAgtaaagaagcaaaagaaatcGCCAGACACCACAAAAGATGAACTCGGTAGCTATAATTACCGGATGTTCAATTTTTTTAACCGGAAATTTAAGATCACGGAGGCCGAGCCACCAGCTGATGTTAAAGAAATTTTCGCCAAGTTTTCAGGTGGCCAACGCCAAATGAGTGTGGAGCAATTTCGCCGGTTCCTTGTGCTTCACCAAGACTTGATGGATTGCACCTTGGCAGATGCTCAGAGAATTGTGGAGGATTTAATTAAAAAGAGACACCACGAAACCAAGTACAAAAACAGACGTGGGTTTACTCTTGaagatttttttcattttttgcttTTTGATGACCTCAATGGACCCATCATTCCTCAG GTACACCATGATATGACTGCTCCATTGTCACATTACTACATATATACAGGACATAATTCCTACCTGACTGGTAACCAATTGAGCAGTGACTGTAGCGAGGTCCCAATTATAAGAGCTTTGAAAAGGGGTGTAAGGGTAATTGAATTAGATTTATGGCCAGGTTATACAAAAGATGAGATTCTTGTTCTGCACGGAAG GACATTGACTACTCCAGTGCCATTTGTCAAATGCCTGAAGGCCATAAGAGACTATGCTTTTGTTAGTTCTCCATACCCGGTCATTATAACTTTAGAAGACCACCTTACACGAGAACACCAGGCAAAAGCTGCAGAG TTGGTCACTCAAACATTTGGAGGAATGCTGTATTACCCTCAGTCTCAGTCAGCTGGCTTAGTTGAGTTCCCTTCTCCAGAATCATTAAAACATCGAATAATTATATCAACCAAACCACCGAAGGAGTATCTTGAATCTAGTGGTATCAAGAGGAAAGGTTCTGCAGGGGGAAAGAATTcatctgaagaagaagaagaagaagcagaagcagctGGGCTTGAGGCTGATGGTAGG AGTGATAATGATCAAGATGATGAAGAATTTGACAATAAATCAGAAGCAGCTCCTGAATACAGACGTCTAATCACGATCCACGCTGGGAAACCAAAGGGTGCCCTAAGGGACACGTTAAAGGTTGCAGTTAATCAAGTTAGACGCCTTAGTATGAGTGAACAGGAATTGGTAAGGGCTGCCACATATTATGGAGCGGATGTAGTGAG GTTTACACAGGAGAATATTCTAAGAGTGTATCCTAAGGGAACACGAATCACCTCATCTAATTACAAACCTCTTATTGGGTGGATGCATGGAGCTCAGATGATTGCATTTAATATGCAG GGATATGGAAAATCACTTTGGTTGATGCATGGGATGTTTAGGGCCAATGGAGGGTGTGGTTATGTTCTAAAGCCTGATTTTCTAACGCAAAAAGGCGATGAGCATTTTGATCCTAAAAGAACACTATCAGTGATTAAGACTTTAAAG GTGAAAATGTATTTGGGCGATGGATGGCGGTTGGATTTTAGCCACACATACTTCGATGCATACTCCCCACCGGACTTCTACACCAAG GTTTACATTGTTGGGGTACCGGCTGATTGTGCCTACAAAAAAACGAAGATAATCGAGGACAACTGGGCTCCAGTTTGGAACCAGGAGTTCACCTTCCCGTTGACGGTTCCTGAGCTAGCTTTGCTTCGCATTGAAGTACGAGAATATGACATTTCCGAAAAGGATGACTTTGGTGGCCAAACATGTTTACCTGTCTCAGAGATAAGACCAGGGATCCGATCGGTCCCTCTTCATGATAAGAAGGGAGAGAAGTTTAATAATACAAGGCTTCTAATGAAGTTTGAGTTTGTATAA
- the LOC110623928 gene encoding peptidyl-prolyl cis-trans isomerase CYP20-1 isoform X2, with translation MATTARLISVALLWILVLFVTLAFIQNRLSDGGVSSDPKLNYSRLSQKEIKLEEEDLEAVTHKVYFDIEIDGKSVGRIVMGLFGKTVPKTAGEKGKGKSGKHLHYKGSIFHRIIPSFMIQGGDFTRGDGRGGESIYGEKFADENFKLKHTRPGLLSMANAGKDTNGSQFFITTVTTSWLDGRHVVFGKVLSGMDVVSKIEGQGNQSGVPRHKVVILDSGEMPM, from the exons ATGGCAACCACTGCACGATTAATCTCTGTCGCTCTTTTGTGGATTCTGGTTCTCTTTGTAACTCTAGCTTTTATACAG aATCGATTAAGCGACGGTGGAGTCTCATCAGATCCCAAGCTCAACTATAGCAGACTCAGTCag aaagaaattaagttagAAGAGGAGGATTTGGAAGCAGTAACCCACAAAGTTTACTTTGACATTGAGATCGATGGGAAATCAGTAG GTCGTATCGTCATGGGTCTCTTTGGTAAAACAGTTCCTAAGACAGCAG GGGAGAAAGGAAAGGGAAAGAGTGGGAAGCATCTCCATTACAAAGGCAGCATATTCCATAGGATTATTCCCAGCTTTATGATCCAAGGTGGTGATTTTACTCGTGGCGATGGGCGAGGTGGAGAGTCAATCTATGGTGAGAAGTTTGCTGATGAGAACTTCAAGCTGAAACATACTAGACCTG GACTATTGTCAATGGCAAATGCTGGGAAAGACACCAATGGATCTCAGTTCTTTATTACTACTGTAACCACTAGCTG GTTGGATGGCCGCCATGTGGTATTTGGCAAGGTTCTTTCTGGCATGGATGTAGTCAGCAAGATTGAAGGCCAAGGAAATCAGAGTGGAGTGCCCCGACATAAAGTTGTCATTTTAGACAGCGGCGAAATGCCTATGTAA
- the LOC110623928 gene encoding peptidyl-prolyl cis-trans isomerase CYP20-1 isoform X1, which produces MATTARLISVALLWILVLFVTLAFIQNRLSDGGVSSDPKLNYSRLSQKEIKLEEEDLEAVTHKVYFDIEIDGKSVGRIVMGLFGKTVPKTAENFRALCTGEKGKGKSGKHLHYKGSIFHRIIPSFMIQGGDFTRGDGRGGESIYGEKFADENFKLKHTRPGLLSMANAGKDTNGSQFFITTVTTSWLDGRHVVFGKVLSGMDVVSKIEGQGNQSGVPRHKVVILDSGEMPM; this is translated from the exons ATGGCAACCACTGCACGATTAATCTCTGTCGCTCTTTTGTGGATTCTGGTTCTCTTTGTAACTCTAGCTTTTATACAG aATCGATTAAGCGACGGTGGAGTCTCATCAGATCCCAAGCTCAACTATAGCAGACTCAGTCag aaagaaattaagttagAAGAGGAGGATTTGGAAGCAGTAACCCACAAAGTTTACTTTGACATTGAGATCGATGGGAAATCAGTAG GTCGTATCGTCATGGGTCTCTTTGGTAAAACAGTTCCTAAGACAGCAG AAAATTTTCGAGCTCTTTGCACTG GGGAGAAAGGAAAGGGAAAGAGTGGGAAGCATCTCCATTACAAAGGCAGCATATTCCATAGGATTATTCCCAGCTTTATGATCCAAGGTGGTGATTTTACTCGTGGCGATGGGCGAGGTGGAGAGTCAATCTATGGTGAGAAGTTTGCTGATGAGAACTTCAAGCTGAAACATACTAGACCTG GACTATTGTCAATGGCAAATGCTGGGAAAGACACCAATGGATCTCAGTTCTTTATTACTACTGTAACCACTAGCTG GTTGGATGGCCGCCATGTGGTATTTGGCAAGGTTCTTTCTGGCATGGATGTAGTCAGCAAGATTGAAGGCCAAGGAAATCAGAGTGGAGTGCCCCGACATAAAGTTGTCATTTTAGACAGCGGCGAAATGCCTATGTAA
- the LOC110624484 gene encoding protein EARLY FLOWERING 4 codes for MNDTANPKATKRSHKHIIDVDDDERDTEVWATFNSTFGQVQSVLDRNRNLIRQVNENHQSGTPDSMVKNVALIQELNGNISRVVSLYSDLSSNFSTSYQQRNGDFSGNSNSNSSGRS; via the coding sequence ATGAACGACACTGCCAATCCCAAAGCCACGAAGCGTAGTCACAAACACATCATCGACGTGGACGACGATGAAAGAGATACTGAGGTCTGGGCAACATTCAACTCCACTTTCGGGCAAGTCCAATCGGTTCTCGATAGGAACAGAAATTTGATCCGACAAGTGAACGAGAATCACCAGTCTGGAACACCAGACAGCATGGTAAAAAACGTTGCCTTGATTCAGGAACTTAACGGTAATATTTCCAGGGTTGTCTCGCTTTACTCCGATTTGTCTTCCAATTTCTCTACTTCGTATCAGCAGCGTAACGGTGATTTCTCCGGTAACAGTAACAGTAACAGCAGCGGAAGGTcgtaa
- the LOC110624141 gene encoding GDSL esterase/lipase CPRD49, which produces MGGPTRPQFVLFGSSIVQLSFSHGGWGSILTDIYARKADIVLRGYYGWNSRRAVEVLNQIFPKNASVQPALVIVYFGGNDSMGPHSSGQGPHVPLPEYIENMRKIALHLKSLSDTTRIIFLSCPPVDEERVHSSTSGIFSELVRTNELCQKYSEACIELCQEMGVEVVDLFSALQRRCDWTTACFTDGIHLAAEGSKIVVEEILKVLKEAEWSPSLHWKSMPAEFPEDSSYYLVAADGKTTLNPSEWTFHREIQWD; this is translated from the exons ATGGGGGGACCAACAAGGCCACAGTTCGTTCTCTTTGGATCTTCCATTGTCCAGCTCAGCTTCAGCCATGGCGGTTGGGGCTCCATTCTCACCGATATTTACGCTCGCAAA GCAGACATAGTGTTGCGAGGATACTATGGATGGAACTCAAGGCGTGCTGTTGAGGTCTTGAATCAAATTTTTCCAAAG AATGCTTCTGTACAGCCTGCTTTGGTGATTGTATACTTTGGTGGTAATGATTCCATGGGGCCTCACTCATCTGGCCAAGGTCCTCATGTACCACTTCCTGAGTACATAGAGAATATGAGAAAGATTGCACTTCATCTGAAG AGCCTCTCTGACACCACACGCATCATTTTTCTGAGCTGTCCTCCAGTTGATGAGGAGAGGGTCCATTCAAGCACAAG TGGAATCTTTAGTGAGTTAGTTCGAACAAATGAGTTATGTCAAAAGTATTCAGAAGCATGCATAGAGCTATGCCAGGAAATGGGCGTGGAAGTTGTTGATCTCTTCTCTGCACTTCAAAGAAGATGCGACTGGACAACTGCTTGCTTTAC GGATGGAATTCATTTAGCTGCTGAAGGGAGCAAAATAGTTGTGGAGGAAATACTGAAGGTGCTGAAGGAAGCTGAGTGGAGTCCCTCTCTACATTGGAAGTCCATGCCAGCTGAATTCCCAGAGGACTCGTCGTATTATCTTGTAGCTGCCGATGGGAAGACAACACTGAATCCTTCAGAATGGACATTTCACAGGGAAATTCAATGGGACTAA